A region of Thermothielavioides terrestris NRRL 8126 chromosome 6, complete sequence DNA encodes the following proteins:
- a CDS encoding uncharacterized protein (Contains conserved domain Mif2[pfam11699], Mif2 is a yeast DNA-binding kinetochore protein which is orthologous to mammalian CENP-C) produces the protein MAPRPSLARRTLAPQGEHIYELGVVGRKTGVTVPDSGVRDEHGMEPLENLFSSPGKSDHEEEQEGASDEDGSGEEAMDITTTSGIGPAALLNGHGTRLPVPTSRVRSPAKTFLNSPAQRNRLLARNSSSPARAAVVRDNGFKSSSQPTGDNVAKRRIDFQSVASGGPHSLSQPVQGSYLGAGKSLANGRRLQPLHQDEDEEQGSENGGERDEVDDFVEESMAMLNDGDDHDLPEQPDPEPAQDEDDEDPPTPAAQKKRGRPQKQKDTAPARPANSLKKSAGTVAAERDAEDGQEDAEHSDEEQEPTPKPQKPAPGKRGRPPKAGKDAAPVAAQPLARGGKKRRSLDQEEESTAREPSPEPQPKRQRTSPADNAKKPGPKKPAGPPSKKSPEQGTASKATKGRRRKSSIEPGDVSQVAIARRPPLPKSRGLLINRREVPGDASSAIFRTRSGRNSYKPLAYWRNERVEFDMDEAEDAFAGRTHRGRFVLPRIKEVVRVDEPEPEPPRHRSSRRGGGGAGRRRGRRSRGFDGDGDDDDGPAELWELDPGTVTGEVVVWQPEYEFNPPAPNDLVSVMDKQLAISGAAIKTTEVVGGEFRYAKVFSEGFIGAGVVDLPPGSVKRLKNSRKVFMIFFVHVGRVLVTVQETSFRISKGGIFIVPRYNEYTIENDYDNPARIFFSQGQEVAARPPAEEQEEEAAEGEEDADEEAEATAGEEEAASEEE, from the exons ATGGCGCCTCGACCATCCCTGGCAAGGCGCACCCTCGCGCCGCAAGGCGAGCACATCTACGAGCTCGGCGTGGTGGGGAG GAAAACCGGCGTGACCGTGCCCGACTCGGGCGTACGCGATGAACATGGCATGGAACCCCTCGAGAACTTGTTTTCGTCACCCGGCAAGTCAGACCatgaggaggagcaggagggaGCCTCGGACGAGGATGGaagcggcgaggaggcgatGGACATAACTACAA CGTCTGGAATTGGCCCAGCCGCGCTGCTCAACGGCCACGGGACTAGGTTACCCGTGCCCACGTCGCGCGTCCGTTCGCCAGCGAAGACGTTCCTGAACTCTCCCGCCCAACGAAACCGACTCCTCGCGCGCAACTCGTCGTCACCGGCCCGTGCTGCGGTCGTTAGAGACAACGGCTTCAAGTCGAGTAGCCAGCCGACAGGCGATAACGTCGCAAAGCGCCGCATCGATTTCCAGAGCGTCGCAAGTGGAGGCCCGCATTCTCTGTCTCAGCCCGTCCAGGGGAGCTATCTCGGAGCCGGTAAGAGTCTCGCGAATGGCCGCCGCTTGCAGCCTCTGCACCAGGATGAGGATGAAGAACAGGGGAGTGAGAACGGCGGAGAGCGCGACGAGGTGGACGACTTCGTGGAAGAATCCATGGCCATGTTGAATGACGGTGACGATCACGACCTTCCGGAACAGCCAGATCCTGAACCGGCACAAGATGAAGATGACGAGGATCCGCCCACCCCCGCTGCCCAGAAGAAGCGCGGTCGGCCACAGAAGCAGAAGGACACAGCGCCAGCTAGACCCGCGAACTCCCTCAAGAAGTCTGCCGGGACCGTTGCTGCGGAGAGAGATGCTGAAGACGGCCAGGAAGATGCTGAGCACTCGGATGAGGAGCAAGAGCCGACGCCTAAGCCACAGAAACCGGCGCCGGGAAAACGAGGACGACCGCCCAAAGCTGGCAAGGACGCAGCCCCCGTTGCGGCGCAACCCCTTGCTCGAGGAGGAAAGAAGCGGCGGTCGCTAGATCAGGAGGAAGAGTCCACCGCCAGAGAACCGTCACCCGAGCCCCAGCCAAAACGCCAGCGCACCTCGCCAGCCGACAACGCCAAAAAGCCCGGCCCGAAAAAGCCCGCCGGCCCTCCAAGCAAGAAGAGTCCCGAACAGGGCACGGCAAGCAAAGCGACCAAAGGCCGACGACGCAAATCCTCCATCGAACCGGGCGACGTGTCCCAAGTGGCCatcgcgcggcggccgccgctgcccaagTCCCGCGGCCTGCTCATCAACCGCCGCGAGGTGCCGGGCGACGCCTCCAGCGCCATCTTCCGCACGCGGTCCGGGCGCAACTCGTACAAGCCGCTCGCCTACTGGCGCAACGAGCGCGTCGAGTTCGAcatggacgaggccgaggacgcctTCGCGGGCCGCACGCACCGCGGCCGCTTCGTCCTGCCCCGCATCAAGGAGGTCGTGCGGGTcgacgagcccgagcccgagccgccgcggcacAGGTCGTCGcgccgcggtggcggcggcgctggcaggcggcgggggaggaggagtcGGGGgttcgacggcgacggcgacgacgatgacggccCCGCCGAGCTGTGGGAGCTCGACCCGGGGACCGTCacgggcgaggtggtcgtcTGGCAGCCCGAGTACGAGTTCaacccgccggcgcccaacGACCTGGTCAGCGTCATGGACAAGCAGCTGGCCATCAGCGGCGCGGCCATCAAGACCACCGAggtggtcggcggcgagttcCGGTACGCCAAGGTGTTCAGCGAAGGGttcatcggcgccggcgtcgtcgacctgCCGCCCGGGTCCGTCAAGCGGCTCAAGAACTCGCGCAAGGTCTTCATGATCTTCTTTGTCCACGTCGGCCGGGTGCTGGTGACCGTTCAGGAGACGAGTTTCCGCATCAGCAAGGGCGGGATATTCATCGTGCCGAGGT ACAACGAGTACACAATAGAGAACGACTATGACAACCCCGCCCGCATCTTCTTCTCGCAAGGGCAAGAGGTGGCTGCCCGGCCGCCTGCGgaagaacaagaagaagaagcggcggagggcgaggaggatgcggatgaggaggcggaggctACCGcaggggaagaggaggcggcTAGCGAGGAGGAGTAG